One region of Bdellovibrio bacteriovorus genomic DNA includes:
- a CDS encoding biliverdin-producing heme oxygenase has protein sequence MILTQLREATAANHKSIEGAMPLFPQIEIQAYRQLLEKFWGFYSPLEQLHSDAFSQQTKNLEMPLRKRTPSLQKDLSYFHDDKTLAALPRCADLPRYSSWPELYGGLYVIEGSSLGGQVITAHLHKMGFPQEICHFFNGYGAMTGKMWQGFLKELQAHVLSNEERALAVKAAQDTFMKLEKWLRAS, from the coding sequence ATGATCTTAACCCAATTAAGGGAAGCCACCGCTGCGAACCATAAATCTATTGAAGGGGCGATGCCTTTATTTCCCCAGATTGAGATCCAAGCCTATCGTCAGTTGCTGGAAAAGTTTTGGGGTTTTTATAGCCCCTTAGAGCAGCTTCATTCCGACGCCTTTTCGCAGCAGACTAAAAATCTAGAAATGCCTTTGCGAAAAAGAACCCCGTCTTTGCAAAAAGATCTTTCTTATTTTCACGACGATAAAACGCTTGCCGCGTTACCGCGATGTGCAGATTTGCCGCGATACAGTTCTTGGCCTGAACTTTATGGTGGCTTGTATGTGATTGAAGGATCTAGCCTGGGTGGGCAGGTGATCACGGCGCATTTGCATAAAATGGGATTTCCCCAAGAGATTTGTCATTTCTTTAATGGCTATGGCGCCATGACGGGAAAAATGTGGCAGGGATTTTTAAAAGAACTGCAAGCCCATGTCTTGTCCAACGAAGAAAGAGCCTTGGCCGTTAAAGCCGCGCAGGACACTTTCATGAAACTTGAAAAGTGGCTGCGCGCTTCTTAA
- a CDS encoding GAF domain-containing protein, which translates to MPEISLRIGDLQECNNEQIHLSGAVQGHGALMMFSADERIQAISKNVAAVLDLGQRNILGAKLSHVLPEEFVQNILALQKQHPWRSKGMYLTTPIGKSKFDVYMFSSGNYFGLEFEPLRESAEFFESQNVLQDFMAEVKEARTVVDLTSVACRYIRQVAGIDRVMMYRFLPPSWHGEVIAEDRVMGSHSFLYHRFPSSDIPKPARDLYLRNKVRLITDSQGHISAIEPKENPETGKVWDLSDSRLRSVSPIHIEYLKNMGVAGSMSFAVIVKGSLWGLIACHSSKPFTMTNAHRAICCAIADVVSSQATLMEDLEGHLLRSSFDARLRKIIEMTLISKDILGGLLKQHALLMETFNATGVAICNAQTQDISGLVPAGSLLKDLYAKIIDEMKKTEKEVFAINSLTTIMPDIASKLKMACGVLAVRIHDKEDSLLMIFRPEQVRMITWGGDPVKSLEKKNFSGQINPRASFESWQEKIENQSIPWSSHELDGVSFMKEVLFDSALVKKGAIDMLTESLKGRPS; encoded by the coding sequence ATGCCGGAAATCAGTCTACGTATTGGCGATCTTCAGGAATGTAATAACGAGCAGATTCATCTTTCCGGGGCGGTCCAAGGTCATGGGGCCCTCATGATGTTTTCCGCCGACGAAAGGATTCAAGCGATTTCCAAAAACGTCGCGGCCGTTCTGGATTTAGGACAAAGAAATATTCTAGGCGCAAAACTTTCGCACGTTTTGCCCGAAGAATTTGTGCAGAACATTCTGGCCCTTCAAAAGCAGCACCCTTGGCGATCTAAGGGGATGTACTTGACGACCCCCATCGGCAAGTCAAAATTTGACGTGTACATGTTTTCCAGCGGAAACTACTTCGGATTAGAATTTGAACCTTTGCGTGAATCTGCCGAATTCTTCGAGTCTCAAAATGTTCTGCAAGACTTTATGGCCGAGGTTAAAGAGGCCCGCACGGTGGTGGATTTGACGAGCGTTGCATGCCGCTATATTCGGCAAGTGGCGGGCATAGATCGCGTGATGATGTATCGATTTTTACCTCCTTCTTGGCATGGTGAAGTCATTGCCGAAGATCGCGTGATGGGAAGTCATTCCTTTCTTTATCATCGTTTTCCGTCGTCGGATATCCCTAAGCCTGCGCGGGACCTTTACTTAAGAAATAAAGTGCGTTTGATCACGGATTCTCAAGGTCACATTTCGGCCATTGAGCCCAAAGAAAATCCAGAAACAGGGAAGGTTTGGGATCTCAGTGATTCTCGATTGCGGTCGGTTTCTCCGATTCATATCGAGTATCTTAAAAACATGGGGGTCGCAGGCTCCATGTCGTTTGCGGTGATTGTCAAAGGCTCCTTATGGGGTCTTATTGCTTGCCATAGTTCAAAACCGTTTACCATGACCAACGCCCATCGCGCCATTTGTTGTGCGATTGCCGATGTTGTTTCATCGCAAGCCACTTTGATGGAGGATCTTGAGGGGCACTTATTGAGGTCCTCTTTTGATGCTCGTTTGCGCAAGATTATTGAGATGACTTTAATTTCTAAAGACATCTTGGGGGGCCTTTTAAAGCAACATGCTTTACTAATGGAAACTTTTAATGCGACAGGCGTTGCCATTTGCAATGCGCAAACTCAAGATATTTCGGGATTGGTTCCTGCTGGTTCTTTACTTAAAGATCTGTATGCTAAAATCATCGATGAGATGAAAAAGACAGAAAAAGAAGTTTTTGCGATCAATAGTTTGACCACTATCATGCCCGATATTGCCAGCAAACTTAAGATGGCTTGTGGGGTTTTAGCGGTGCGAATTCACGATAAAGAAGACTCTCTTTTAATGATTTTCCGCCCTGAGCAGGTGCGCATGATCACTTGGGGAGGAGACCCTGTTAAAAGCCTTGAAAAGAAAAATTTTTCCGGACAGATCAACCCCCGGGCCTCATTCGAATCTTGGCAAGAAAAAATTGAAAATCAGTCCATCCCTTGGAGCTCTCATGAACTTGATGGAGTTTCCTTTATGAAGGAAGTTTTGTTCGATTCGGCTTTGGTAAAAAAAGGGGCCATTGACATGCTGACGGAAAGTCTTAAAGGGCGCCCGTCATGA
- a CDS encoding CheR family methyltransferase, whose translation MPSKTPVENSPKRLIGVGASAGGLEALTSLISNISKDFSDTLIVAQHLAPHGKSMLVELLAKQSKIPVIAATHEARLKKGHIYIVPPNMNIRVDDKSLFLEESDIDKRPIPSIDTFFISLGQFWRENGVGIILSGTGSDGSEGIRAIHHAGGLTLAQDGFSAKYDGMPQAAIDTACVDVILSPDEMGRTLASLIEEHIQERKADLLNTPEWKECLKILIDKTGSDFSQYKPSTLQRRLWRRVLQVHCKSLSEYLAYLKRTPGEVGILSQELLVSVTSFFRDAEVFEELGRILETQISTKRAGEDLRIWVAGCATGEEAYSLAILACEALEKIHRNVPVKIFATDLDQDAIAEGRKGVYDSDSLLALPKDYLRKYFTKLSDGRFELQKRIRDMVVFAKQDMIQNPPFVRLDLVTCRNVLIYFEPELQKRVLEIFHFALTNSGYLCLGKSESPGSDSTFFETFDKKLKIYKKNDVASSLQMNRFSTTSKAEFIPARRRPESNGPSLLEKGLLRILRDYGHSGVIVDKDLNMVQVLGDISEFASFSASQSDSRLISLLPKQVGIELPMLLKRATDDMNIHFSHWYTSSGKKTQFRMAVRMMSEESSRDARNSLFLISFESRREDVSTAPAGRSLSADELPSHVLEMEQELFATREHLQTVIEELGVANEELQSLNEELSSANEELQSTNEELETTNEELQSGNEELTTVNEELNMKSQQLRETNTSLENIQESIGAGLVVVDKSGQVVRFNQEVLKIFALNTSHIGKSLAQVSAYLELPDFQKHVNEAIEQGKTSETVCEGANAVYQMRCQPFYDENRKIVGATLVFIDETAITKTRQKLQRSETQLRAILESFTGPVSMKDPHGRYLMVNSTFLKFFNLSMDQVLGRTDQDLFDNAMASAMRKADLEVMFRGDPLRQSEDVLDRHGKKRVLYSSRFPLYEGRQDTPYAIGMIAVDITAQTEMQAQLAESESRYKALIEDQAVFVCRMTPSGELIYANNLFEVHFSDAGRSVEGSFFQNFLPRHDMGKVQGDLSSISTRQPIMQSEYRVYRKNGVARWIRWILKGIFDASGEVLEIQAIGFDITDYRTQTDRLLEKEAIFSTILGNTSDMAVILHRQENEFVPEYFNKIAEEILKSEGPLLGRPLSQTRAPERVTRLYEMFEYALNTNESVTFEDHWFAGTRELYLLYTVVPLRSSVVSDGVDRVAVLCKDISAHKVIEHDLRIAKEAAEVANEAKSDFLASMSHELRTPLNVVLGMSTLLSETHLDEDQKEFVGSIDRSGKALLSLIEDILDISKIESGKIKLSAETFDLRELVKESVRMFESSASSKGIALELAMDFPSEELVVGDPGRLRQVLVNLVGNALKFTDKGQVTVTVRPGYYDFAGEKEYYFEVKDTGIGIKKQDHGKIFQKFSQVESGHSRRFGGSGLGLVISRQIAEMMKGTMGFDSEEGHGSTFWFSVKLHSAAQSEIRAKQRRQQLMRVDLDDPTELHVLAVDDNKESLNVIRLFIERLGHKVYPAGRGLEAIQVLKANPIDVVLMDVQMPGMDGYETTRMIRKDPTIPSQLPIIALTANAMSGDAEKCLQAGMNDYLTKPIRIDVLKEMLSRWSLHLKGKGE comes from the coding sequence ATGCCCAGTAAAACACCCGTGGAAAATTCCCCGAAAAGACTGATTGGAGTGGGCGCTTCAGCTGGCGGTCTTGAGGCGTTGACATCTCTTATTTCTAATATCTCAAAAGACTTTTCAGACACGTTGATAGTGGCTCAGCATTTAGCACCCCATGGTAAAAGCATGCTGGTAGAGCTTCTTGCAAAGCAAAGCAAGATTCCCGTTATCGCGGCCACTCACGAAGCGCGATTAAAAAAAGGCCATATTTACATCGTTCCACCGAATATGAATATCCGCGTCGATGATAAATCTTTGTTTCTGGAAGAATCAGATATTGATAAACGACCCATTCCATCTATTGACACGTTTTTTATTTCTTTAGGTCAGTTTTGGAGAGAGAACGGTGTCGGTATTATCCTTTCAGGAACGGGATCTGATGGATCTGAAGGGATCAGAGCGATTCATCACGCGGGTGGTTTGACCTTGGCCCAAGATGGCTTTTCGGCGAAATATGATGGGATGCCTCAGGCAGCGATTGATACCGCTTGCGTGGATGTGATTCTGTCGCCTGATGAAATGGGTCGAACCTTGGCGAGCTTGATTGAAGAGCATATTCAAGAGCGAAAAGCCGACTTGTTAAATACGCCCGAATGGAAAGAGTGCCTAAAAATTCTTATCGATAAAACGGGCAGTGATTTTTCTCAGTACAAACCCTCCACTTTGCAGCGTCGTTTGTGGCGTCGGGTGCTGCAGGTACACTGTAAGTCTTTGTCCGAATATTTAGCGTATTTAAAACGGACCCCCGGCGAAGTGGGCATTTTATCTCAAGAGCTTCTGGTCAGCGTGACAAGTTTTTTTAGGGACGCGGAAGTTTTTGAAGAACTGGGACGAATTCTGGAAACTCAGATCTCCACCAAACGTGCCGGGGAAGATTTGCGTATCTGGGTCGCGGGATGTGCGACCGGTGAAGAGGCATACTCTCTGGCGATTCTGGCGTGCGAAGCTTTGGAAAAGATTCATCGCAACGTCCCCGTAAAAATCTTTGCGACGGATTTAGATCAAGATGCTATCGCCGAAGGACGTAAAGGGGTTTACGATTCTGATTCACTCTTAGCCTTGCCTAAGGATTATTTAAGGAAATATTTTACCAAACTTTCCGATGGACGATTCGAATTGCAAAAACGTATTCGTGATATGGTGGTTTTTGCTAAGCAAGACATGATTCAAAATCCACCCTTTGTTCGTTTGGATTTAGTGACTTGTCGAAATGTCCTTATTTATTTTGAACCCGAATTACAAAAACGGGTCCTTGAGATCTTTCACTTTGCCCTGACAAATTCTGGTTACTTGTGTTTAGGAAAATCGGAATCTCCGGGCAGTGATAGTACTTTTTTTGAGACCTTCGATAAAAAATTAAAAATCTATAAAAAGAATGACGTCGCTTCAAGTTTGCAGATGAATCGATTTTCAACAACCTCTAAGGCAGAGTTCATCCCGGCACGGCGCAGGCCCGAGTCCAATGGACCTTCGCTTTTAGAAAAGGGTTTATTAAGAATACTGAGAGACTATGGTCACAGCGGGGTGATTGTAGATAAGGATCTTAACATGGTCCAAGTCCTAGGGGATATCTCGGAATTTGCTTCTTTTTCTGCTTCTCAGTCTGATTCCCGTTTAATCAGTCTTCTGCCAAAACAGGTGGGCATAGAATTGCCGATGCTTTTAAAAAGAGCCACCGATGATATGAACATCCATTTTAGTCATTGGTACACTTCTTCGGGTAAAAAGACCCAGTTTCGCATGGCCGTGCGCATGATGTCAGAAGAAAGTTCTCGAGACGCAAGGAACTCTTTGTTCTTAATCAGCTTTGAATCGCGCCGAGAAGATGTGTCGACGGCTCCGGCCGGCCGCTCGTTGTCGGCGGACGAGTTGCCGTCTCATGTTTTAGAGATGGAGCAAGAACTTTTTGCAACTCGCGAACACCTTCAGACGGTGATCGAAGAGTTGGGCGTAGCCAATGAAGAATTGCAATCATTAAACGAAGAGCTTTCATCGGCCAATGAAGAACTGCAATCCACCAATGAAGAGTTAGAGACCACCAATGAAGAGCTGCAAAGTGGTAATGAAGAGCTGACCACGGTGAACGAAGAACTCAATATGAAAAGTCAGCAGCTTCGTGAAACCAATACCAGCTTGGAAAACATTCAAGAAAGTATTGGGGCGGGTTTGGTCGTTGTCGATAAATCCGGACAGGTGGTTCGCTTTAATCAGGAAGTCCTAAAGATCTTCGCTTTAAACACCTCTCATATTGGTAAATCTTTGGCTCAAGTTTCAGCCTACCTGGAGCTGCCGGACTTTCAGAAACACGTCAATGAAGCTATTGAACAGGGAAAAACATCTGAAACTGTTTGTGAAGGTGCGAATGCGGTTTATCAAATGCGCTGCCAGCCTTTTTACGATGAAAATCGTAAAATCGTGGGAGCCACGTTGGTGTTCATCGATGAAACGGCTATCACCAAAACTCGTCAAAAACTTCAACGCAGTGAAACTCAGCTGCGAGCGATCTTAGAAAGTTTCACTGGCCCGGTCAGCATGAAGGATCCGCATGGACGTTACCTGATGGTGAATTCGACCTTTTTAAAATTTTTCAATCTTTCTATGGATCAGGTTTTGGGACGCACGGATCAAGATTTGTTCGACAATGCTATGGCAAGTGCCATGCGCAAGGCGGACTTAGAGGTCATGTTCCGCGGAGATCCTTTAAGACAAAGTGAAGATGTTTTAGATCGTCATGGAAAAAAGCGGGTGCTTTATTCCAGCCGATTTCCACTTTACGAAGGGCGACAAGATACGCCTTATGCGATCGGCATGATCGCGGTGGATATCACGGCGCAGACGGAAATGCAGGCGCAACTGGCGGAAAGTGAATCCCGTTATAAAGCTCTGATTGAAGATCAAGCTGTCTTTGTCTGCCGGATGACGCCTTCAGGGGAGTTGATTTATGCCAACAATCTTTTTGAGGTTCATTTCTCAGACGCAGGTCGCAGCGTGGAAGGTTCTTTCTTTCAGAACTTCTTACCTCGTCATGATATGGGCAAGGTGCAAGGGGATCTTTCATCGATCTCAACTCGCCAACCGATCATGCAATCAGAATACCGCGTGTATCGTAAAAACGGCGTGGCTAGATGGATTCGTTGGATTTTAAAAGGAATCTTTGATGCCTCGGGTGAGGTCCTAGAAATTCAAGCCATCGGTTTTGATATCACGGATTATCGCACCCAAACCGATCGATTGTTGGAAAAGGAAGCCATTTTTTCTACGATTCTAGGCAATACGTCGGATATGGCGGTGATTTTACATCGTCAAGAGAACGAGTTTGTGCCGGAGTATTTTAATAAGATTGCCGAAGAGATCCTAAAAAGTGAAGGGCCTTTGTTGGGCCGTCCTTTAAGCCAAACGCGGGCCCCAGAGCGCGTGACCCGTCTTTATGAGATGTTTGAGTATGCCTTAAATACCAATGAAAGTGTGACCTTTGAAGATCATTGGTTTGCTGGCACCCGAGAGCTTTATCTTTTATACACCGTGGTGCCTTTGCGTTCCTCGGTCGTTTCTGATGGTGTGGATCGTGTGGCGGTCTTATGTAAAGATATTTCCGCCCACAAGGTGATTGAGCATGACTTGCGCATTGCTAAAGAAGCGGCCGAAGTTGCGAACGAAGCAAAAAGTGATTTCCTAGCTTCGATGAGCCATGAATTGCGCACGCCTTTAAACGTTGTTTTGGGAATGTCGACACTTCTTTCAGAAACGCATTTAGATGAAGATCAGAAAGAGTTTGTGGGCAGTATTGATCGTTCCGGCAAGGCGTTGTTGTCGCTGATCGAAGATATTCTGGATATTAGTAAAATCGAGTCGGGTAAAATCAAACTGAGTGCCGAAACATTTGATTTGCGAGAACTCGTTAAAGAGTCCGTTCGGATGTTTGAGAGTAGCGCTAGCAGTAAAGGGATTGCGCTGGAATTGGCCATGGACTTTCCAAGTGAAGAGCTCGTGGTTGGGGATCCGGGGCGTTTGCGTCAGGTGCTTGTAAACCTCGTTGGTAATGCTTTAAAGTTTACGGACAAGGGCCAGGTCACCGTCACGGTGCGCCCGGGATACTATGATTTTGCCGGTGAAAAAGAATATTATTTTGAAGTCAAAGACACCGGCATCGGAATTAAAAAACAAGATCACGGCAAGATTTTTCAGAAGTTTTCGCAAGTGGAATCTGGACATTCTCGACGTTTTGGAGGTTCAGGTTTAGGACTGGTGATTTCTCGTCAGATTGCGGAGATGATGAAAGGAACCATGGGCTTTGACAGTGAAGAGGGTCATGGCAGTACATTCTGGTTTTCGGTAAAATTGCATTCGGCGGCCCAATCAGAAATCAGAGCTAAACAACGTCGTCAGCAACTGATGCGCGTAGATTTGGATGACCCCACAGAGCTTCATGTTTTAGCGGTGGATGATAATAAAGAAAGTCTTAATGTCATTCGCTTGTTTATCGAACGCTTGGGTCACAAGGTGTACCCAGCAGGCCGAGGGCTTGAGGCCATCCAAGTTCTTAAAGCCAATCCTATCGATGTGGTATTGATGGATGTGCAAATGCCGGGTATGGACGGGTATGAAACGACGCGCATGATTCGCAAAGATCCCACTATTCCTTCGCAGTTGCCTATTATCGCCCTCACGGCCAATGCGATGTCCGGAGATGCGGAAAAGTGTTTGCAGGCGGGCATGAATGATTATTTGACGAAACCTATTCGCATTGATGTTTTAAAAGAAATGTTATCTCGGTGGTCCTTGCATCTTAAAGGGAAGGGTGAGTAA
- the dut gene encoding dUTP diphosphatase yields MQKVNVKIKKLENFNGELPQYQSVGASGFDVRAQLASPVVLNPGQRAMIPTGLSFEIPLGFEIQARPRSGFAAKNGITVLNTPGTIDADYRGEVKLIIINLGTEAVTINDQERCAQLVIAPVYQAQFEVVGDLSETVRGAGGFGSTGRA; encoded by the coding sequence ATGCAAAAAGTGAACGTTAAAATCAAAAAATTAGAAAACTTCAATGGCGAGCTTCCGCAATATCAATCCGTGGGCGCAAGTGGTTTTGATGTGCGCGCGCAGCTGGCGTCCCCGGTGGTTTTAAACCCGGGTCAACGCGCGATGATCCCAACGGGTCTTTCTTTTGAAATTCCATTGGGCTTTGAAATTCAAGCTCGTCCGCGCAGTGGTTTTGCCGCTAAAAACGGCATCACGGTTTTAAATACTCCCGGAACGATCGATGCGGATTACCGCGGCGAAGTAAAGTTGATCATCATCAATCTGGGGACGGAAGCGGTGACGATCAACGATCAAGAACGTTGTGCGCAGTTGGTGATTGCCCCGGTTTACCAAGCGCAATTTGAAGTGGTGGGGGATCTTTCAGAAACTGTTCGCGGTGCGGGCGGTTTTGGCTCTACGGGTCGCGCTTAG
- a CDS encoding M16 family metallopeptidase yields MNTKFNKSELSNGIRVVSELHPVSRAVSISIWVLTGTRDEAPAVAGISHLLEHLVFKGTKSRSAYQIAKSLEALGGELNAYTTREYTCYHALVLKDHWEMALDVLSDLVSNMHLVQKEFALEKSVVLQEIAMSEDNHEELIYDVFYEQVYGNHPLARPILGTPASLVNMKQSQVLDYYKKTYTGKNIIVSAAGCLDHTELMKGVEKRLGKKKKSQLKDTRKAPRWLKRRHVVERPAEQVHLLLGLPTASFKDSRRFEAVIANTLLGGGMTSKLYQSVREKKGLVYTIHSMLNSHIDSGMLTIYAGTETKNARKVGDLISKEFEKLRKNGVTKSDVEMFKTQVIGNILLGSDDIENRMTSLAVNEIVFGRYKSVDTVIEEIKKVTVDTVNDYIRSELHLDKASGVLLGHGVNELKTWWEDLSL; encoded by the coding sequence ATGAATACAAAGTTCAACAAATCTGAACTTTCTAACGGGATACGAGTGGTGAGTGAACTTCACCCCGTATCCCGTGCTGTTTCTATCAGTATCTGGGTTTTAACGGGAACTCGAGATGAAGCGCCGGCCGTGGCGGGGATTTCTCACTTGTTAGAACACCTGGTTTTTAAGGGAACAAAATCTCGTTCCGCTTATCAGATCGCAAAATCTTTAGAAGCCTTGGGTGGGGAATTAAACGCGTACACCACGCGGGAATATACTTGCTATCATGCGCTTGTTTTAAAAGATCACTGGGAAATGGCTTTAGATGTACTCTCTGATCTTGTTTCTAATATGCATCTTGTGCAAAAAGAATTCGCTTTAGAAAAAAGCGTGGTCTTACAAGAAATTGCTATGTCTGAAGACAATCATGAAGAGCTGATTTATGACGTGTTTTATGAACAAGTTTATGGAAATCATCCTTTAGCTCGTCCGATCTTGGGGACACCGGCTTCATTGGTTAACATGAAGCAAAGCCAAGTTTTAGATTATTATAAAAAAACCTACACCGGCAAAAACATCATCGTCAGTGCGGCGGGATGTTTAGATCACACGGAGCTTATGAAGGGTGTGGAAAAACGCTTGGGTAAGAAGAAAAAGTCCCAGCTGAAAGACACGCGCAAAGCGCCTCGTTGGTTAAAGCGTCGTCACGTCGTTGAAAGACCGGCAGAACAAGTGCATTTGCTTTTGGGTTTGCCGACCGCCAGCTTTAAAGACTCTCGCCGTTTTGAAGCGGTGATTGCGAATACTTTGTTGGGCGGAGGTATGACCTCGAAGCTTTATCAAAGTGTGCGTGAAAAGAAAGGCCTGGTTTATACCATTCATTCGATGCTTAATTCGCATATCGATTCGGGCATGCTTACGATTTACGCGGGGACTGAAACCAAGAATGCGCGCAAAGTGGGCGATCTAATTTCTAAAGAATTTGAAAAACTGCGTAAAAATGGCGTCACTAAATCAGATGTGGAAATGTTTAAAACCCAAGTCATTGGGAACATTTTGTTGGGTTCGGATGATATCGAAAATCGCATGACGTCTTTAGCCGTGAACGAAATCGTTTTTGGACGTTATAAGTCGGTCGACACGGTGATCGAAGAAATTAAAAAAGTGACCGTCGATACGGTGAATGACTATATTCGAAGCGAGTTGCATTTAGACAAAGCATCCGGGGTTTTATTGGGTCACGGTGTGAACGAGCTAAAAACTTGGTGGGAAGATCTTTCTTTATAA
- the pnp gene encoding polyribonucleotide nucleotidyltransferase, producing the protein MKTTVTTSVGGKQITIETGRLAKQADGSVLVSCGNNMVLVTAVSSKKASELDFFPLTVEYIEKFYATGKIPGGYFKREAKPTNDAVLTARLIDRPIRPSFPEGYRYETQIVGTVLSADGSFPLEILASLGASAALHVSDIPFNGPTCAIQVGRVDGQFIANPTPQQMEKSDMDLIVAGTRNGLLMVEGETKFISEADVLAALKFGHQSMMPLLNAQDELREKTGSTAKRAFTPPAIDADFKTAAENFLRPKIAEALSIRIKQDRYAAANEAAAQAEKALLSTVTDKDLLKQRKKELSAIVDDLKYQEARSMILDRAVRIDGRDVKTVRPIANEVGLLPRAHGSGLFTRGETQVLGTVTLGTGDDEQMIDALTGLQKRKFMLHYNFPPYSVGEVGRMGGTGRREIGHGNLAERALKSVLPDFEKFPYTIRIVSEVLESNGSSSMGTVCAGTTALLDAGVPLKANVAGIAMGLIKEGNRVAVLSDILGDEDALGDMDFKVAGTSQGITALQMDIKIDSVSFEVMETALAQAKEGRAHILNEMEKVIKTPRGQISEFAPRIETIKIKPDKIREVIGSGGKVIRGITEATGVKIEIEDDGTIHVASADPEATKKAIAMINDIIAEAEVGKVYKGKIVKIAEFGAFVEILPGTQGLLHISEISNERVRAVTDVLKEGEVIDVKVLEVDRSGRVKLSRKALLSQ; encoded by the coding sequence ATGAAAACGACTGTAACTACCTCGGTGGGCGGAAAACAGATTACCATCGAAACAGGCCGTTTGGCAAAACAAGCAGATGGATCCGTGCTTGTCTCTTGTGGTAACAACATGGTTCTTGTTACTGCAGTGTCCTCTAAAAAAGCTTCTGAACTAGATTTCTTCCCACTGACAGTTGAATACATCGAAAAATTCTATGCGACTGGTAAAATTCCCGGTGGTTACTTCAAACGTGAAGCCAAACCAACAAACGATGCCGTATTAACCGCGCGTTTGATCGATCGTCCGATCCGTCCTTCATTTCCTGAGGGCTACCGTTACGAAACACAAATCGTCGGTACAGTTCTTTCTGCAGACGGTTCATTCCCATTAGAAATTTTGGCAAGTCTTGGGGCTTCAGCCGCATTGCACGTTTCTGACATTCCATTCAACGGTCCAACATGTGCGATTCAAGTAGGTCGCGTTGATGGTCAATTTATTGCCAATCCAACACCACAACAAATGGAAAAATCAGACATGGATTTGATCGTTGCGGGTACTCGCAATGGTCTTTTGATGGTGGAAGGTGAAACGAAGTTTATCTCTGAAGCGGACGTACTAGCAGCTTTGAAATTCGGTCACCAATCCATGATGCCTCTTTTAAACGCGCAGGATGAATTGCGTGAAAAAACAGGATCAACAGCGAAACGTGCGTTTACACCTCCTGCTATTGATGCTGATTTCAAAACAGCGGCTGAAAATTTCCTTCGTCCGAAAATCGCCGAAGCTCTTTCGATCCGCATTAAGCAAGATCGTTATGCAGCAGCTAACGAGGCGGCAGCTCAAGCTGAAAAAGCTTTGCTAAGCACTGTGACTGACAAAGATCTTTTGAAACAACGTAAAAAAGAACTGAGCGCTATCGTTGATGATTTAAAATACCAAGAAGCTCGTTCTATGATCTTAGATCGCGCGGTTCGTATTGACGGTCGTGATGTAAAAACGGTTCGTCCTATCGCCAATGAAGTGGGCTTGTTGCCACGTGCGCATGGATCAGGACTCTTTACTCGTGGTGAGACGCAAGTTCTTGGCACGGTGACTTTGGGTACGGGTGATGACGAACAAATGATCGATGCTTTGACGGGTTTGCAAAAACGCAAGTTCATGCTTCACTACAACTTCCCTCCATATTCAGTGGGCGAAGTAGGTCGTATGGGCGGTACAGGTCGCCGTGAGATCGGTCACGGAAACTTAGCAGAGCGCGCTTTGAAATCGGTTCTTCCTGATTTCGAAAAATTCCCTTACACCATCCGTATCGTGTCTGAGGTTCTTGAATCGAATGGTTCATCTTCAATGGGTACCGTGTGTGCCGGGACGACAGCACTTCTTGATGCGGGTGTTCCGTTAAAAGCCAATGTTGCGGGTATCGCGATGGGCTTGATCAAAGAAGGGAACCGCGTAGCCGTTCTTTCTGACATCCTGGGTGATGAAGATGCTTTAGGAGATATGGACTTTAAAGTGGCGGGGACTTCACAAGGTATCACGGCCCTGCAAATGGATATTAAGATTGATTCTGTTTCTTTTGAAGTGATGGAGACGGCTTTAGCACAAGCGAAGGAAGGCCGCGCGCATATCTTGAATGAAATGGAAAAAGTGATCAAAACTCCTCGTGGTCAAATCTCTGAATTTGCTCCGCGTATTGAGACGATCAAAATCAAACCAGACAAGATCCGCGAAGTTATCGGTTCTGGCGGTAAAGTCATCCGTGGCATCACGGAAGCAACGGGCGTTAAAATCGAAATCGAAGACGACGGAACTATCCACGTAGCTTCGGCGGATCCTGAAGCAACGAAAAAAGCTATTGCGATGATCAACGACATCATTGCGGAAGCGGAAGTCGGCAAGGTCTACAAAGGTAAGATCGTTAAGATCGCCGAATTCGGAGCGTTTGTTGAGATCCTTCCAGGCACTCAAGGTCTTTTGCATATTTCTGAAATCTCTAACGAGCGCGTTCGTGCCGTTACAGACGTATTGAAAGAAGGCGAAGTGATCGACGTGAAAGTTCTAGAAGTCGACCGTTCAGGTCGCGTGAAACTTTCTCGCAAAGCGCTTTTAAGTCAGTAA